The genomic window GTGGCGCAGATCCTCGACGAGGAGCACCGCGCGGCCGGGGCGGAGACGATGACACCCTCGCTCGACGCCGAGGGCGAACTGGGATAGGCCGGGCCGCGCGCGACGCCGCGACCGCACAGCATTAGGAGAAGCATGGATCGCAACCTGGCCCTGGAGTTCGTGCGCGTCACCGAGTCGGCGGCCATCGCCTCCTCGCGCCTGCTCGGACGCGGCGACCCCAACGCGGCGGACCAGGCGGCCACCACCGCCATGCGCGAGGGCTTCGCGCGCATCGACATGGACGGCACCGTCGTCATCGGCGAGGGCGAGCGCGACGAGGCGCCGATGCTCTACATCGGCGAGCGCGTGGGCACCGGCGAGGAGCCGGCGGTGGACATCGCGCTGGATCCCCTGGAGTGCACCAACAGCGTGGCCTATGGACGTCCCAACGCCATCGCGGTCGTGGCCGTGGCGCCGAAGGGGCACTTCCTCCACGCGCCGGACACCTACATGGAGAAGATCGCCGTGGGACGCGAGGCCATCGGGGCGATCGACATCACCCGCAGTCCCGAGGAGAACCTCCACGCGGTGGCCGAGGCCAAGGGCCTGCCGGTGGAGGACCTGACCGTGGCGATCCTCGACCGCGAGCGCCACGAGCAGCTCATCGCGCGCGTGCGCAAGGTGGGCTGCCGGATCCACCTGATCCCGGACGGCGACGTCTCGGCGGCCATCGCCGCGGCGGTGTCGGACTCGGCGGTGGACATCCTCCTGGGCACGGGCGGCGCGCCGGAGGGCGTGCTGGCGGCGGCCGCGCTGCGCTGCCTCGGCGGGGACATGCAGGCGCGCCTGGCCTTCCGCAACGAGGGCGAGCGCGAGCGCGCCGTGCGCATGGGGCTCGAGGAGCCGTCGCGGATCTTCCAGCTCGAGGAGCTGGCGAG from Candidatus Latescibacterota bacterium includes these protein-coding regions:
- the glpX gene encoding class II fructose-bisphosphatase, encoding MDRNLALEFVRVTESAAIASSRLLGRGDPNAADQAATTAMREGFARIDMDGTVVIGEGERDEAPMLYIGERVGTGEEPAVDIALDPLECTNSVAYGRPNAIAVVAVAPKGHFLHAPDTYMEKIAVGREAIGAIDITRSPEENLHAVAEAKGLPVEDLTVAILDRERHEQLIARVRKVGCRIHLIPDGDVSAAIAAAVSDSAVDILLGTGGAPEGVLAAAALRCLGGDMQARLAFRNEGERERAVRMGLEEPSRIFQLEELASGDNIMFAATGITDGDLLRGVRFHKGGCHTHSIVMRSRSRTIRYIEAEHTFES